One window of the Salvia miltiorrhiza cultivar Shanhuang (shh) chromosome 6, IMPLAD_Smil_shh, whole genome shotgun sequence genome contains the following:
- the LOC130988603 gene encoding BTB/POZ domain-containing protein At3g50780, giving the protein MAEIRLPRLEQGQAKIKSVPIAVTPEGFWCCPSPTVFQKTVRTQNPLNKPKPSHPNQTAPSQKRQTSVNEKKASCVASGANVISDVQRTQGSDTPAPNASLTNEKAPRSRPENAPRKVTIEFGEPGTSDLKVILFGKQGVAVKLSVHRSVLVEHSSFFASKVSGQQLVFPCLEIDNCEDAEIYVETIGLMYCRDLKQRLIKQSVSRVLRILKVSEQIGYTTCIQYCLEYLEAVPWVGQEEEEKVVSLVSRLEGEGIGVKPVLKRVSPEIPTPPNDTLSHILELVLKSREEKGRREMKSVVLKLLKENNSLAGSSSGPSDLCNETLYSSCRSSLDCLLALFKQAAEPDFPDRAVDRREPVVRSISLEADNMLWLLDILADRQAADGFAITWVNEQELASLHTRLPIVCRHHVSMISARLFVGIGRGELLPSKDTRHLLLKTWLQPLINDYSWLQHGCRSFDRKLVEEGVGRTILTLPLEDQQSILLSWLGSFLKGGDSCPNLQRAFEVWWRRTFIRPYGNIGQPDNRAPDEEQ; this is encoded by the exons ATGGCTGAAATTAGGCTTCCTAGGTTAGAGCAGGGCCAAGCCAAAATCAAGAGTGTTCCAATTGCTGTAACCCCAGAGGGATTTTGGTGTTGCCCTTCACCCACTGTGTTTCAAAAGACAGTAAGGACTCAAAATCCATTAAACAAGCCCAAACCATCTCACCCCAACCAAACAGCTCCTTCTCAGAAGAGGCAAACCTCGGTGAATGAGAAGAAGGCGAGTTGTGTGGCGTCTGGGGCCAATGTTATTAGTGATGTGCAAAGGACTCAGGGTTCTGATACACCTGCGCCAAATGCCTCACTGACAAACGAGAAGGCGCCTCGTTCTAGGCCTGAAAATGCACCAAGGAAAGTGACAATCGAGTTTGGTGAGCCTGGAACGAGTGATCTCAAGGTGATTTTGTTTGGGAAGCAGGGAGTAGCCGTGAAGTTGAGTGTTCACAGGAGTGTACTTGTGGAACATAGCAGTTTCTTTGCCAGCAAAGTATCGGGGCAGCAGCTCGTTTTCCCTTGTCTTGAGATTGACAACTGTGAGGATGCTGAGATATATGTGGAAACTATTGGGCTCATGTACTGCAGAGACCTCAAGCAACGGTTAATCAAGCAGAGTGTTTCACGTGTTTTACGTATTCTCAAG GTCAGCGAACAGATTGGTTACACGACTTGCATCCAATATTGTTTAGAGTACTTGGAAGCCGTCCCTTGGGTGGGACAAGAGGAGGAAGAGAAAGTGGTTTCTTTAGTCTCCCGTCTTGAAGGTGAGGGCATCGGGGTGAAGCCAGTACTGAAACGAGTGTCTCCCGAAATCCCAACACCACCTAACGACACCctttctcacatattggagttGGTGCTAAAAAGCAGAGAAGAAAAGGGTAGGCGAGAAATGAAGTCCGTTGTGCTGAAGCTCCTCAAGGAAAACAACAGTCTCGCTGGCTCCTCCTCAGGACCGTCCGACTTGTGCAATGAGACTCTCTACAGCTCGTGCAGAAGCTCCCTAGATTGCTTACTCGCTCTATTCAAACAAGCTGCAGAACCTGATTTCCCCGACAGGGCTGTGGATAGGCGGGAGCCAGTGGTGAGGTCGATCTCTCTAGAGGCCGACAACATGTTGTGGTTGCTCGATATCTTAGCTGACAGACAAGCAGCGGACGGGTTTGCCATAACGTGGGTGAATGAGCAAGAACTGGCTTCGCTTCACACGAGACTTCCAATAGTGTGTCGCCACCACGTTAGCATGATCAGTGCAAGGCTCTTTGTTGGGATAGGGAGAGGGGAGCTCCTTCCATCCAAGGATACACGCCATTTGCTGCTGAAAACGTGGTTGCAGCCGTTGATCAACGACTACAGCTGGTTGCAACACGGATGCAGGTCGTTCGACAGGAAACTTGTGGAGGAAGGAGTAGGCAGGACGATCCTCACGCTCCCGTTGGAGGATC